The region CACACCCGATCGCCTGAACTGGAAACGGTGTCGTCGTCAGAGTTTTTGAGACATCGGAGGGGCTTAGATTAAGTAAGGCGACGTGCTGAGTCATTGTCACAATTGGTGCGTCGCTTTCACCAGTGGTTGCTGGCGACTGCGAGCAGCTTTTTCGCGAGAGCGGGGCCGATGCGTACCCGGGTTGCTGTTCTTCTGAGTCTTGTGAGTCTTGTTGCTTTAGCGATTGGGTCGGTTTCGCCCTTGCTGGCGCAGAGTATGACCGGCCAACGGTTCGTGCTTCCGAGAACTCGAGATTGGACAGGCGATTTTTCCGCGATGCTGAAGCGAAGAACGCTTCGCATTCTCGTCCCTTACAGCAAGACGCTCTTTTTTGTGGATCGCGGCCGTCAGACAGGCGTTGTCGCGGAGTTCGGCCGTGCACTCGAGGACAGGATAAATGCGCGGTACAAATTCCAGACGCCCCGCTTCCATGTCACCTTCCTTCCCTCCGCCCGCGATCGCCTGTTACAAGCTTTGAACGAGGGCAAAGGCGATGCCGTCGCAGCCAATTTGACAATCACTTCCGAGCGTCTGGCCGTCATCGACTTCGTCGATCCATGGCTGAAAAACGTCAAGGAGATTGTCGTCACCGGTCCCATATCGCCCAAGCTCGGCTCGATCGCGGACCTCAGCGGTCGCGAGATTCGCGTGCGCCGTTCCAGCAGCTATGCAAGCCATCTCGCCAAGCTGAGCGACACGTTTGTGGCCAAGGGCCTGAAGCCGATTGCCATCAGGCCGATCGATGAGAATCTTGAGGACGAAGACCTGATCGAGATGGTGAACGCCGGCCTGCTTCCATATGCCGTCGTCGACGATCACAAGGCCACGATATGGTCCAGGATCTTTCCCAACGCAGTCCCACGGGACGATCTCGTCGTCAGCGAAGGTGGGGACATCGCCTGGGCGATTCGCAAGAACAGCCCGGAGCTGAAGTCCGAGCTCAACACATTCATCAACGACCATCGCGACATGACCAGCTTCGGCGCCACGATCCGGCGGCGCTATTTTGTGGACAAGCAGATTGTGAAGAATGCCCTCGACGAGAACGAGGCCAGAAAGTTTGTCGCTGTTATCGACCTCTTCCGCCGTTATGGCGCACAGTACAACTTCGATTATCTGATGATCGCCGCTCAGGCCTACCAGGAATCTCAGCTCGATCAGTCGCGGCATGGTGCGGCAGGAGGGGTTGGCCTCATGCAGATCAAGCCCTCGACCGCGGCTGCTAAACCGATCGGGATCACCGGGGTCGACCGTGACCCAGACCGCAATGTTCACGCCGGATGCGCCTATCTCCGGTATCTTGCCGATACTTACGTTTCGGATCCCGCGATCGATCCAGTGAACCGGACGTTGATGAGCTTCGCGGCCTACAATGCCGGCCCTCGCAATCTGCAAAAGTTCCGCGCTGTCGCGCAGCAGGCGGGACTCGATCCGAACATCTGGTTCAACAATGTTGAGCTGGGCGCAGCCAAAGTCGCGGGGCTCACCCCCGTCCAGTATGTCAGCAACATCTACAAGTATTACATTTCCTACCAGCTCGCCGACGAGCGCCTCGAAGCGGATAGGAAAGCTCGTGAGGACATGGACGCCGAGAAATGATGACGCGGAGGCGCGCAAATCCGATGAAGTGACTCCGAATTTTACTCTTGCGCAGAATTCAGCGCAGCACGCCAAGGAGCCAAAGGATCAGCAAGATGACGAGAACAGTCCCGAGCACGCCGCCGAGGCCCGACCCGCCATAGTTGGCATAGGCGTAATACCCGCCTCCGCCGCCGAACAATAATAATAATATAATGATGATAAGGAGCGTGCTCATTTTTTTTCTCCGGCTGGATTGCCTTGTGGCAGTTTGCGCCTATTCGCACTTTCGACGATATTGGCATTGCCAAGCTCTCGGTACTGGGGCTCCCAGGTGCCCGTGGGTGGTAAGTAAACCATTCCCCATAAATTGCTTCTGTGAAAGCTTCCACCATATCGTCGAGTTCTTTTTGCACAACTCGTTCTCATTGATCGACATCAGCTTCTAATCGGCATCGGTTTTGCGCGGCGGCATAGATCTGATATCCAAACTGAGCGCATCGATGCACGCATCGAAAGCGGCGCCCATTGCCTGCCGAAGATCAGCTCGCGCGAAATTAGCACTCCAAATACCAGTCTCGCCAACAGGAAGAGCTTTTAAAAACGCATCCGCCATTTTGTCGATTATCTTCTCCTGAGGCAGATGACGATCAATCATCAGCCAGCATCCTCGTCGTTGAGCACATTGTAAAGATATTCCGTTGTCAGGACCGGTCCATAGTTCTCACCATTCTATTGGGGCATTCCTTGGTCTTTATAGCATTCAACATCAGAAACAGATCGAAACCTGGGATTGAACACGCCCGAGGCTTTGTCAGAGCATCAAGCTCGTGGACGTGAATGGGATCAATCCGCGGATATCATCAAGGCTGGCGGCCATCCGCCATCCGCTTGCGGGTTATAAATCACAGTTTCCCGCTCTTAAAGTTGTAAGATGTCTTCGACGATGCTGTCGGCGAGCTTGCCTTCCGTGGAAGCGTATGACGCCTTCAACTTGAGCCCGACTACCGTCGTGGCACGAGTGCTAGCCAGCCAATCGACTTCTGCGTCGAGAATTTCCAGCGCGACTGCCTCGGCTGTTTTTGCCGCTTCGAACGCCACGTGCGTGATGATGCTTGGTTCGCGCAAATATGCAATTTGCGCCTCGTTGCGACGCGCGAGGGCATCGTGAAAAGCCTTCTCGGCGAAATCGACCTGCTCGGCTGCGGCAATAAGCTCGGCCTCTGGTTCGATTGCCCCAATCATTCCGAGCCCCGTGCTCTCATTTTTCCCGAGCCGCATGATCGCGCCTCTCCCGTTAATCTTCGATAGAGTGGCGCCGAACGCCTTCGTATTGTCCATGAACGTTTCTTCTACGAGACGGAGGTTTGCTCGGGTCATGGCTTCCTTTCTGGCATGAGCGTGGCCTCTGCGGAACTTGCCGCGATGGACGAATTGTACATGTTTAGTTCTAAGCACCACGTTCTTTAATTGTCTTAATGGCGCATAATGATAGATCGGAGTTTTTGGCGCGGGTCGCACTCTCCGTGAATCGACACGCGAGCATGATCCAGCCGATTTCCGGCGGGGTCATGCTATTCGTTCAAACTGGCGAGCTGGGTCACGCTAATCGGGCAAGCCGCTAGCGATGCATGTGGCGATAGCCAACACTGCGTCCGGTATGGAAACCGCCGCCGTAGGTAGCGTAATGTCCGCCACGTCCGTACCCATAGTGGCGATAGGACCCATAGTAGGGATAGCCGCCACCATAATATCCGTAATAGGGGCTGCCGTAGCCGTAGCCATAATAAC is a window of Methylocapsa sp. D3K7 DNA encoding:
- a CDS encoding DUF3309 family protein; translated protein: MSTLLIIIILLLLFGGGGGYYAYANYGGSGLGGVLGTVLVILLILWLLGVLR
- a CDS encoding lytic transglycosylase F, translating into MLKRRTLRILVPYSKTLFFVDRGRQTGVVAEFGRALEDRINARYKFQTPRFHVTFLPSARDRLLQALNEGKGDAVAANLTITSERLAVIDFVDPWLKNVKEIVVTGPISPKLGSIADLSGREIRVRRSSSYASHLAKLSDTFVAKGLKPIAIRPIDENLEDEDLIEMVNAGLLPYAVVDDHKATIWSRIFPNAVPRDDLVVSEGGDIAWAIRKNSPELKSELNTFINDHRDMTSFGATIRRRYFVDKQIVKNALDENEARKFVAVIDLFRRYGAQYNFDYLMIAAQAYQESQLDQSRHGAAGGVGLMQIKPSTAAAKPIGITGVDRDPDRNVHAGCAYLRYLADTYVSDPAIDPVNRTLMSFAAYNAGPRNLQKFRAVAQQAGLDPNIWFNNVELGAAKVAGLTPVQYVSNIYKYYISYQLADERLEADRKAREDMDAEK